In one window of Camelina sativa cultivar DH55 chromosome 15, Cs, whole genome shotgun sequence DNA:
- the LOC104748421 gene encoding putative cysteine-rich repeat secretory protein 36, whose product MHSLYSLSKYLVCFQILAVQLFVRYVSSLNLTNAYVHHKCLVDQGKYKPGSEYEENLNYLINHISTQKFPDGFTHTSRGDAPNFITIVFQCRGDSYGSKCSSCYATNLRKRCQRYKGAIIWYDQCFLDVSSFDSPPTMIDYKNTFAMHNQKTVNEDAESFNKKTRDFLYSLMLKADKPKAGSYAAGELRLGAKKLYAMVQCALDIFQCKVCLEWSINELSKCCYSKQGARFLGTSCNIRYELYPFLRT is encoded by the exons ATGCACTCATTATATTCTTTATCCAAATACCTCGTTTGTTTCCAGATCTTGGCTGTACAACTCTTCGTGCGCTACGTTTCATCCCTGAACCTTACCAATGCATATGTGCACCACAAATGCCTTGTCGATCAAGGGAAATATAAGCCGGGAAGTGAGTACGAGGAAAACCTTAACTATCTCATCAATCATATCTCTACTCAAAAATTTCCGGACGGTTTCACACACACATCTCGTGGCGATGCTCCGAATTTCATTACCATTGTATTTCAATGTCGCGGCGACTCCTACGGGTCTAAGTGCAGTTCTTGCTATGCCACTAAT CTTCGTAAGAGATGTCAGAGATACAAAGGAGCAATAATATGGTACGACCAATGTTTTCTCGATGTTAGTTCGTTCGATTCACCCCCAACGATGATTGATTACAAGAATACTTTCGCTATGCACAACCAAAAGACTGTGAACGAGGATGCAGAGTCgttcaacaaaaaaactagGGATTTCCTTTACAGTCTGATGCTAAAAGCTGATAAACCCAAAGCGGGTAGTTATGCGGCGGGTGAGCTGAGGCTTGGGGCGAAAAAATTGTATGCAATGGTACAGTGCGCTCTAGACATATTTCAATGTAAAGTTTGTTTAGAATGGAGTATTAATGAGCTCTCCAAGTGCTGCTACAGTAAACAAGGAGCAAGATTTTTGGGTACGAGCTGTAATATTAGGTATGAGCTATACCCTTTTCTACGGACTTAA
- the LOC104746649 gene encoding putative cysteine-rich repeat secretory protein 37 gives MHSSYSLSKRLVSIPILAIQLLLIRSVSSLNLTNDYLNHKCLVSEGKYRTGGEYEENLNFLIRQVLTYDYPSGFIHISQGDVPNLVTIILQCRGDSYDSKCLSCFDTALSGLRKRCQRNKGGIVWYDQCFLFITSAKSPPGPRRNDYKNIFSMHNPKNMIEGTESFNKKTRDFLNELMVEANTPNRPNKNMYLYAAGEKRLGAKKLYALVQCAQDILDCKGCLARSIRELPKCCDGKQGARVLGTECNLRYEIYPFLRS, from the exons ATGCACTCTTCCTATTCTCTATCCAAACGCCTAGTTTCTATCCCTATCTTGGCTATACAACTCCTTCTCATACGCAGCGTTTCGTCTCTGAACCTTACCAATGACTATCTCAACCACAAATGCCTCGTCAGTGAAGGGAAATATAGGACTGGAGGTGAGTACGAGGAAAACCTCAACTTTCTCATCCGACAAGTCTTAACCTATGATTATCCCAGCGGTTTCATACACATCTCTCAGGGCGACGTTCCCAATCTCGTAACCATCATATTACAGTGCCGTGGGGACTCCTACGACTCCAAGTGCCTCTCCTGCTTTGACACAGCCCTTTCCGGG CTTCGTAAGAGATGTCAGAGGAACAAAGGAGGAATAGTATGGTACGaccaatgttttctctttattaCTTCGGCCAAATCACCCCCAGGTCCAAGGAGAAATGACTATAAGAACATTTTCTCCATGCACAACCCAAAAAACATGATCGAGGGGACCGAATCGTTCAACAAGAAAACAAGGGATTTTCTCAACGAGCTGATGGTGGAAGCCAATACACCCAACAGGCCAAACAAAAACATGTACCTTTACGCAGCAGGGGAGAAAAGGCTCGGGGCGAAAAAATTGTATGCATTGGTGCAGTGTGCACAAGACATATTGGATTGTAAAGGTTGTTTGGCAAGGAGTATTAGGGAGCTTCCCAAGTGTTGTGATGGTAAACAAGGAGCAAGAGTTTTGGGAACAGAGTGTAATCTTAGGTATGAAATATACCCTTTTCTTAGGAGTTAA
- the LOC104746650 gene encoding vegetative cell wall protein gp1, whose translation MLCYVGKATKIFIFIVTVAVVIGLVVVFGVLRRHSQHCSGDYCSSDPPSFSSSSSPSSPFITPFPNTNPNPNPSTPVLGSSPPAPPDSSSKPNPSTPISPNPPAPIVTNPNPPPPSTPNPNPPPQFSPPPPDSDTTTTAPPPPTTVTAIPPPPPSPVSASPPLTPPSSVVNTPAPVHAKLVND comes from the coding sequence ATGCTCTGCTATGTCGGTAAAGCCACCaagattttcattttcatcGTTACCGTCGCCGTCGTCATTGGCCTCGTCGTAGTCTTCGGTGTTCTCCGACGTCACTCTCAACATTGCTCCGGTGACTATTGCTCATCCGatcctccttctttttcttcctcttcttcaccttcctcCCCTTTTATAACTCCATTCCCAAACacaaacccgaacccgaacccgagtACGCCTGTTCTCGGATCTTCACCTCCAGCTCCACCAGATtcatcatcaaaaccaaaccCATCTACTCCAATCTCCCCAAATCCGCCTGCACCGATCGTAACAAACCCGAATCCACCTCCTCCGTCCACACCTAATCCGAATCCTCCGCCGCAATTCTCACCTCCTCCGCCTGATTCTGATACAACCACCACCGCTCCTCCTCCGCCTACAACGGTAACGGCAATCCCACCACCGCCTCCTTCGCCAGTATCGGCATCTCCGCCGTTAACTCCGCCAAGCTCCGTCGTCAACACTCCTGCTCCCGTGCATGCTAAACTGGTCAACGACTAA
- the LOC104748422 gene encoding ubiquitin carboxyl-terminal hydrolase 12-like — protein METENDPIPQREQQRRWKWIYFNVCTNLLITPPYEVFADLRFFVFNKTENKYYTIQYVDSKLFNTIRTVWGLAQVLPLDTFNDPNNGYIFGGDQCEFGVDVIVSTPPTNWEIHSLHEELSQPKFSWTVKNFSALKENVKESCNFSMGGRKWVLKLYPKGNVASVEGKWLSLYLHLAQCEKLRESEKIFVQAQLRILDPRGSNHFTNNVIASWHNSSNLGWGFQKFMSLAEPPKAYLDKDTLNVEIEFEVVSEAEYSSSMI, from the exons ATGGAAACC GAGAATGATCCTATACCCCAAAGGGAACAACAAAGACGATGGAAATGGATTTATTTCAATGTATGCACAAACCTTTTGATTACACCCCCTTATGAGGTGTTTGCGGATCTACGGTTTTTCGTCtttaacaaaacagaaaacaagTACTATACCATTCAAT atGTAGATTCGAAGCTATTCAATACAATCAGAACAGTATGGGGATTGGCTCAAGTGCTTCCGCTTGATACATTCAATGATCCTAACAACGGATATATTTTTGGAGGAGATCAATGCGAGTTTGGTGTTGATGTCATTGTTTCTACACCCCCTACTAATTGGGAAATTCACTCTTTACATGAAGAACTATCTCAACCCAAATTTTCTTGGACGGTCAAGAATTTCTCTGCGCTGAAAGAAAATGTTAAGGAATCATGCAATTTTTCGATGGGAGGAAGGAAATG GGTTCTGAAGTTGTATCCCAAGGGGAACGTCGCAAGTGTAGAAGGCAAATGGTTATCCCTTTATCTGCATCTCGCTCAGTGTGAAAAACTAAGGGAAAGTGAAAAGATTTTTGTGCAAGCTCAATTGCGAATTTTAGACCCACGTGGATCTAATCATTTTACAAACAACGTAA TTGCGTCTTGGCACAACAGCTCAAATTTGGGTTGGGGATTCCAGAAATTTATGTCTCTAGCTGAACCTCCGAAGGCATACTTGGACAAGGACACTTTAAATGTAGAGATCGAGTTTGAAGTTGTTTCTGAAGCAGAGTACTCTTCTTCCATGATTTAA
- the LOC104748423 gene encoding uncharacterized protein LOC104748423: MVSNVRTSRVQPNWIGDTLWSTMEDYWDTEEAQQKSKTYSDARMSDRNGLGPHVHLSGPKSYRQLQDEMVEELGREVRLGEVFIKAHTKPDGTYVDRKAEKIAGTYEKTVQERLSQLEAESFAVSDGESRPRDLTTEEYTEIFLESTEKDSRGTPYGVGSLKDCLVDGTHKQACGSTTFVALEEQLKKAQRMIEEQAAQLERLAAHDEEQAAQLQRRDAELAAQSKVIAAQNGKIDQFSIVEDFLRECDPRFQKFVASHSAKETTPTQSTSA, encoded by the exons atggttagcaATGTGAGGACTAGTCGAGTTCAACCAAACTGGATTGGAGACACTCTCTGGAGCACGATGGAGGATTACtgggacactgaagaagcacaacaaaagagtaaaacctACTCTGATGcccgtatgtctgaccgtaacgGCCTAGGTCCTCATGTCCACCTCTCAGGGCCAAAGTCTTATCGACAGCTTCAAGACGAAATG GttgaggaattgggaagagaagtccgacttggtgaggttttcatcAAGGCACATACAAAGCCTGATGGTACATATGTTGATCGGAAGGCAGAAAAGATTGCAGGGACATATGAGAAGACTGTTcaagagaggttgtctcagCTCGAGGCAGAGTCTTTTGCTGTGTCAGATGGAGAATCACGGCCACGGGACCTCACAACAGAAGAATATACAGAAATTTTCCTGGag tccactgagaaggattcaagaggaacaccttatggagttggaagcctcaaggacTGCCTTGTCGATGGAACGCATAAGCAAGCATGTGGCTCAACTACCTTTGTGGCTCTCGAAGAACAGTTGAAGAAAGCTCAACGCATGATAGAAGAACAGGCTGCTCAACTGGAGCGGCTTGCTGCGCATGATGAAGAACAGGCTGCTCAACTGCAGCGGCGTGATGCAGAACTTGCTGCGCAATCCAAAGTTATTGCTGCCCAGAATGGCAAGATTGACCAATTCTCCATTGTGGAAGATTTTCTGAGGGAATGTGATCCGCGGTTTCAGAAGTTTGTTGCAAGCCATTCAGCTAAAGAGACAACTCCAACTCAATCAACATCTGCTTAA